The proteins below are encoded in one region of Ciconia boyciana chromosome 19, ASM3463844v1, whole genome shotgun sequence:
- the PLEKHN1 gene encoding pleckstrin homology domain-containing family N member 1, whose translation MGNITCVPQAPGGLRGSFRRKPSLKKEQNGKKKLPSFFGIEGGQERDTTTDKILQYIPGKNIQNQENQKENLDQRFPSLFKKGRRKTVVRNLGKMIYYSKVKFKFQHCQEVNDCFLELFQSYLYFQSAGSNGLTYQGLLPLKELNVCEIENGKSTGQEDHAFRIAGPLLNPLIVFCPTESELKQWLYHLEKQIQLNGGSLGLPFLSQNDWKQSSMGKEELRWSVQNMPVQEWRGTQRESLGDVLCVSKVKLQHLPFQEQHDRLLVLYPSTLVIVSEERNSLCFKGELPLNAIQVLFEENEKTSFLIEGRLINSIRVICRSYDDYQEWLYCLKTAQFRNADSSLSGSESFSGSKPPHPSQFASSGRGSLTSDGRTNSWASGGRVATLTHLSQNSGSLPDGQSFVLMPESRVLEDPHSPGYSQPLHCLAQASWPSTGLPAQDLRRGGSARKSKGKCGPCGQQLPGQDTERTICSLIPESPNGELLSSVYNEPYSARGSQHHPAAPLDLSNLSRWSLVGSQPSTASSSLEKPAVPRSPLYADPYTPSSPSSRSVAGSSFLEEFLQCHGQMGSAQADGCPAVPVPQHLSLQKRNCQPLPSSHCRELPAAPSYSTSGTSCRLQLQPLADASYLEDVSSLREEHLGPSSQPPDGNFGTYDLPEASCPRRDSAAYHDYAELQSFQSDFSYDNLWEAEAKEPGTPHASPSPSQQFYQA comes from the exons AATATTCAGAAccaggaaaaccagaaagaaaacttgGACCAGAGGTTCCCCAGCCTGTTCAAGAAGGGACGAAGGAAAACGGTTGTCAGGAACCTGGGGAAAATGATCTATTACTCCAAGGTCAAGTTTAAGTTTCAGCACTGCCAG GAGGTGAATGACTGCTTCTTGGAGCTGTTCCAGTCTTACCTGTACTTCCAGTCTGCGGGCTCCAATGGACTCACCTACCAG GGACTGCTGCCTTTGAAAGAGCTGAATGTGTGTGAAATTGAGAACGGGAAGAGTACTGGGCAGGAGGATCACGCTTTCCGCATTGCAG GTCCTCTGCTGAATCCCCTTATCGTGTTCTGCCCTACTGAGTCAGAGCTGAAGCAGTGGCTTTATCACCTGGAGAAACAGATCCAGCTAAATGGAGGAAGCCTTGGCTTGCCCTTCCTCTCTCAG AACGACTGGAAGCAGAGCTccatggggaaggaggagctgcGGTGGTCCGTGCAGAACATGCCTGTCCAGGAGTGGAGAGGGACCCAGCGGGAATCCCTAGGCGATGTCCTCTGTGTTTCCAAAGTGAAGCTTCAGCATCTGCCTTTCCAG GAACAGCACGACCGGCTGTTGGTGCTTTACCCGTCCACACTGGTGATAGTATCTGAAGAGCGCAACAGCCTCTGTTTTAAG GGCGAGCTGCCACTCAACGCCATCCAAGTGCTTTTTGAAGAGAACGAGAAAACCTCCTTTTTAATAGAAG GCCGACTAATCAATTCGATCCGGGTGATCTGCCGCAGCTATGATGATTACCAGGAGTGGCTCTACTGTCTCAAAACAGCCCAGTTTCGAAACGCCGACTCCTCCCTCTCTGGATCAGAGAGTTTCTCGGGATCAAAGCCGCCACACCCCAGCCAG TTTGCCAGCAGCGGGAGAGGGTCGCTCACTTCTGACGGCCGTACAAACTCCTGGGCGTCGGGAGGGAGAGTGGCCACCTTAACGCACCTCTCCCAGAACAGCGGCTCTCTCCCTGATGGACAGTCCTTCGTGCTGATGCCCGAGAGCAGGGTGCTTGAAGACCCCCACTCCCCTGGCTATTCCCAGCCTCTCCAC TGCCTGGCACAGGCCAGCTGGCCAAGCACGGGGCTGCCCGCGCAGGACCTGCGGAGGGGGGGCAGCGCCAGGAAGTCCAAGGGCAAATGTGGGCCTTGTGGCCAGCAGCTGCCCGGCCAGGACACAGAGAGGACCATCTGCAGCCTCATTCCCGAAAGCCCCAATGGCGAGCTCCTGTCCTCAGTGTACAACGAGCCGTACTCCGCGCGCGGCTCGCAGCATcaccctgcagctcccctggaCCTGAGCAAT CTGAGCAGATGGAGCTTGGTGGGAAGTCAGCCCTCGACAGCTTCCAGCTCCCTGGAGAAGCCGGCCGTACCCCGCTCCCCCTTGTACGCTGACCCCTATAcgcccagctcccccagcagtCGCAGCGTGGCAGGCTCCAGCTTCTTGGAAGAG TTCCTGCAGTGTCACGGACAGATGGGCTCAGCACAGGCGGACGGATGCCCCGCTGTCCCGGTACCCCAGCATCTctctctgcagaagaggaactgccagcccctgcccagcagtcactgcagggagctgcctgcGGCTCCGAGCTACAGCACGTCCGGCACCTCATGCCGTCTTCAGCTGCAGCCTCTTGCTGATGCTTCTTATCTGGAAGAT gtcTCTTCTCTGCGAGAGGAACATCTGGGCCCTTCGTCGCAGCCACCAG ATGGGAACTTTGGCACTTACGACCTGCCAGAGGCCAGCTGCCCACGCCGCGACTCCGCAGCCTACCATGACTATGCCGAGCTCCAGAGCTTCCAGAGCGACTTCAGCTATGACAACCTGTGGGAAGCCGAGGCGAAGGAGCCGGGCACCCCGCACGcctccccatctcccagccAGCAGTTTTACCAAGCCTGA